A genomic stretch from Candidatus Woesearchaeota archaeon includes:
- a CDS encoding HAD family phosphatase, protein MLYISKFKHCIFDFDGVIIDSEKKKFKNLQEILKKYDFDLNEDCFFDFVGKKRVYFIKELKNERLNFHLKEIMDEVHKKDFDLDDLVLIPGLIDFLCFLKNNNVEAHIATGSSQDFVFKVLELFKIKKYFSHILTGDQVKESKPSPKIYLELRRKINNESAFVIEDSSAGIISAKKAKFFVISLIEHDESDLFVSDFFELLKIIS, encoded by the coding sequence ATGTTATACATATCAAAGTTTAAACATTGTATTTTTGATTTTGATGGAGTCATTATAGATTCTGAGAAGAAGAAGTTTAAGAATTTACAGGAAATTTTAAAGAAGTATGATTTTGATTTAAATGAGGATTGTTTTTTTGATTTTGTAGGTAAAAAACGAGTTTATTTTATCAAAGAATTAAAAAATGAAAGATTAAATTTTCATTTAAAAGAAATAATGGATGAAGTTCATAAAAAAGATTTTGATCTTGATGATTTAGTTCTAATTCCTGGTTTGATTGATTTTTTATGTTTTTTAAAAAATAATAATGTTGAAGCACACATCGCGACGGGTTCTTCTCAAGATTTTGTTTTTAAAGTTTTAGAATTGTTTAAGATAAAAAAATATTTTTCTCACATACTAACAGGGGATCAAGTTAAAGAGTCGAAACCATCTCCTAAAATTTATTTAGAATTACGTAGAAAAATTAATAATGAATCTGCTTTTGTTATTGAAGATTCTTCTGCAGGTATTATTTCTGCAAAAAAAGCAAAATTTTTTGTTATTTCTTTGATAGAGCATGATGAGTCGGATCTTTTTGTTTCTGATTTTTTTGAATTGTTAAAAATAATTTCTTGA
- a CDS encoding tyrosine--tRNA ligase codes for MNPEQKKELITRDLQEVVGEEKILEILNERNLKVYWGAAPTGKPHVGHLVPMFKIADLLNAGCEVTILFANMHAYLDNMKTNWELLEKRTQFYELLIKKMLKRAKVSLDKLKFIKGTDFQLQEKYTLDMYKISALTTTKDTQKAGAEVVKQVENPKMSGLLYPILQALDEEYLQVDAQFGGVDQRKIFMFARENLPRIGYQKRIHLLNPLVPGLGESGKMSSSEPNSKIDFDDSDKIIRKKINKAYSEDGKAEGNGLLAITKYVLFKFLEQEKRNFEINRPEQYGGQITYKNYEELEQDFVNKKLSSIDLKQGVADELIKLITPIREELEKHEALIKEAYPEN; via the coding sequence ATGAACCCAGAACAAAAAAAAGAACTAATAACAAGAGACTTACAAGAAGTAGTAGGAGAAGAAAAAATCCTAGAAATACTAAACGAAAGAAACTTAAAAGTATACTGGGGAGCAGCACCAACAGGAAAACCACACGTCGGACACCTAGTACCAATGTTCAAAATAGCGGATTTACTCAACGCAGGATGCGAAGTCACAATATTATTCGCAAACATGCACGCATACCTAGATAACATGAAAACAAACTGGGAACTACTAGAAAAAAGAACACAATTCTACGAATTACTAATAAAAAAAATGCTAAAAAGAGCCAAAGTATCACTAGACAAATTAAAATTCATAAAAGGAACAGACTTCCAACTACAAGAAAAATACACATTAGACATGTACAAAATATCAGCACTAACAACAACTAAAGACACACAAAAAGCAGGAGCAGAAGTAGTAAAACAAGTAGAAAACCCAAAAATGTCAGGACTACTATACCCTATACTACAAGCACTAGACGAAGAATACTTACAAGTAGACGCACAATTCGGAGGAGTAGACCAAAGAAAAATATTCATGTTTGCCCGAGAAAACCTACCTAGAATAGGATACCAAAAAAGAATACACTTACTAAATCCATTAGTACCAGGACTAGGAGAAAGCGGAAAAATGAGCAGTAGCGAACCAAACTCAAAAATAGACTTTGACGACTCAGACAAAATAATAAGAAAAAAAATAAACAAAGCATACTCAGAAGACGGGAAAGCAGAAGGAAACGGACTACTAGCAATAACAAAATATGTACTATTCAAATTCTTAGAACAAGAAAAAAGAAACTTTGAAATAAACAGACCAGAACAATACGGCGGACAAATAACATACAAAAACTATGAAGAATTAGAACAAGACTTCGTAAACAAAAAACTATCAAGCATAGACCTAAAACAAGGCGTAGCAGACGAACTAATCAAACTAATAACACCAATAAGAGAAGAACTTGAAAAACACGAAGCACTAATCAAAGAAGCTTATCCAGAAAACTAA